Proteins from one Bos taurus isolate L1 Dominette 01449 registration number 42190680 breed Hereford chromosome 7, ARS-UCD2.0, whole genome shotgun sequence genomic window:
- the ATP6AP1L gene encoding V-type proton ATPase subunit S1-like protein isoform 1 precursor (isoform 1 precursor is encoded by transcript variant 1), producing the protein MGRKILFSFSLIFLCIGFSLTLDQILSRKNVRHNAKCWLCSGGKTDKVSSFMNLFISRTSSNQEVVVNSDRQNSGDVKPVQNFTVMPITQALNYNLSRRLEKEPWNAFSHHSPVNVSMDGIPCILFWAKRITIKFKNQTWLDLTDEAIGQKATVDAGNSNCSEESAMLSLKFGDAENPRGLDIRFTLTSYKLSIQRWYSLHRVEVIFNNSIQATFNATGIYAPSSYSYHCQRVSSLQAYDALLLPSDTNDMSSLWEVTFVDFQIQGFPIKGGQFAKARDCTSSFSPAILIGLVMSLLLLLVLAYALHMLIYLRYLDRHYDLIASPAHFPQLTSQDTAEEKELLRSQGAECYELRSQQICKIYV; encoded by the exons ATGGGAAGAAAAATCTTGTTtagtttttcacttatttttttatgtatCGGATTTTCACTAACTTTGGACCAGATACTTTCCAGGAAGAATGTAAG GCACAATGCTAAGTGCTGGTTATGCAGTGGTGGCAAAACAGATAAAGTCTCTTCCTTCATGAACCT tttcatcTCTCGAACATCTTCAAATCAAGAAGTGGTTGTAAACAGTG ATCGACAGAATAGTGGAGATGTGAAGCCAGTGCAGAATTTCACAGTGATGCCAATCACACAG GCTCTCAACTACAATCTGAGCAGACGTTTAGAAAAAGAACCTTGGAATGCGTTCAGCCATCATAGCCCAGTTAATGTCTCCATGGATGGAATTCCCTGCATTCTGTTTTGGGCCAAAAGAATAACAATTAAATTTAAGAATCAGACCTGGCTGGACCTTACAGATGAAGCTATTGGCCAGAAGGCAACAGTGGATGCTGGCAACTCAAACTGCAGTGAAGAAAGTGCCAT gtTGTCTCTGAAGTTTGGTGATGCTGAAAATCCCAGAGGTCTTGATATAAG ATTCACCCTTACCAGTTACAAGTTGTCTATCCAGAGATGGTATAGTTTGCACCGAGTCGAGGTTATTTTTAATAACTCAATTCAAGCAACTTTTAATGCAACTGGCATTTACGCTCCGTCAAGTTACTCCTACCATTGCCAGCGCGTCAGCAGCCTGCAGGCATACGATGCCCTCTTGTTGCCCAGCGACACCAATGACATGTCAAGCCTGTGGGAGGTCACTTTTGTTGATTTCCAG ATCCAAGGCTTTCCCATCAAGGGGGGACAGTTTGCCAAGGCCCGAGACTGCACCTCTTCCTTCTCGCCAGCCATTCTGATCGGCCTggtgatgtctctgctgctgctgttggtcCTGGCCTACGCCCTGCACATGCTCATCTACCTGCGCTATCTGGACCGGCACTATGACCTCATTGCCTCCCCGGCCCACTTCCCCCAGCTGACATCTCAAGACACGGCAGAAGAGAAGGAGCTGCTGAGGAGCCAGGGAGCTGAATGCTATGAACTGAGAAGCCAACAGATCTGCAAAATTTATGTTTAA
- the ATP6AP1L gene encoding V-type proton ATPase subunit S1-like protein isoform 2 precursor (isoform 2 precursor is encoded by transcript variant 2) — MGRKILFSFSLIFLCIGFSLTLDQILSRKNVSFISRTSSNQEVVVNSDRQNSGDVKPVQNFTVMPITQALNYNLSRRLEKEPWNAFSHHSPVNVSMDGIPCILFWAKRITIKFKNQTWLDLTDEAIGQKATVDAGNSNCSEESAMLSLKFGDAENPRGLDIRFTLTSYKLSIQRWYSLHRVEVIFNNSIQATFNATGIYAPSSYSYHCQRVSSLQAYDALLLPSDTNDMSSLWEVTFVDFQIQGFPIKGGQFAKARDCTSSFSPAILIGLVMSLLLLLVLAYALHMLIYLRYLDRHYDLIASPAHFPQLTSQDTAEEKELLRSQGAECYELRSQQICKIYV; from the exons ATGGGAAGAAAAATCTTGTTtagtttttcacttatttttttatgtatCGGATTTTCACTAACTTTGGACCAGATACTTTCCAGGAAGAATGTAAG tttcatcTCTCGAACATCTTCAAATCAAGAAGTGGTTGTAAACAGTG ATCGACAGAATAGTGGAGATGTGAAGCCAGTGCAGAATTTCACAGTGATGCCAATCACACAG GCTCTCAACTACAATCTGAGCAGACGTTTAGAAAAAGAACCTTGGAATGCGTTCAGCCATCATAGCCCAGTTAATGTCTCCATGGATGGAATTCCCTGCATTCTGTTTTGGGCCAAAAGAATAACAATTAAATTTAAGAATCAGACCTGGCTGGACCTTACAGATGAAGCTATTGGCCAGAAGGCAACAGTGGATGCTGGCAACTCAAACTGCAGTGAAGAAAGTGCCAT gtTGTCTCTGAAGTTTGGTGATGCTGAAAATCCCAGAGGTCTTGATATAAG ATTCACCCTTACCAGTTACAAGTTGTCTATCCAGAGATGGTATAGTTTGCACCGAGTCGAGGTTATTTTTAATAACTCAATTCAAGCAACTTTTAATGCAACTGGCATTTACGCTCCGTCAAGTTACTCCTACCATTGCCAGCGCGTCAGCAGCCTGCAGGCATACGATGCCCTCTTGTTGCCCAGCGACACCAATGACATGTCAAGCCTGTGGGAGGTCACTTTTGTTGATTTCCAG ATCCAAGGCTTTCCCATCAAGGGGGGACAGTTTGCCAAGGCCCGAGACTGCACCTCTTCCTTCTCGCCAGCCATTCTGATCGGCCTggtgatgtctctgctgctgctgttggtcCTGGCCTACGCCCTGCACATGCTCATCTACCTGCGCTATCTGGACCGGCACTATGACCTCATTGCCTCCCCGGCCCACTTCCCCCAGCTGACATCTCAAGACACGGCAGAAGAGAAGGAGCTGCTGAGGAGCCAGGGAGCTGAATGCTATGAACTGAGAAGCCAACAGATCTGCAAAATTTATGTTTAA